In Stieleria varia, one genomic interval encodes:
- a CDS encoding carbon storage regulator — MLVLSRKSGERLHIGDDVIVTLTKIAGNRVAIGIEAPREVAIRRGELAETNRESETSRELNGR; from the coding sequence ATGCTGGTACTCTCACGAAAGTCGGGTGAACGCTTGCATATCGGCGACGATGTGATTGTGACACTCACAAAGATTGCGGGCAACCGAGTCGCAATCGGTATCGAAGCGCCCCGTGAGGTGGCGATTCGTCGGGGCGAATTGGCGGAGACCAATCGTGAGTCCGAAACGTCACGGGAGTTGAATGGACGTTAA
- a CDS encoding PSD1 and planctomycete cytochrome C domain-containing protein gives MPPASLHMSLPKSLLLVFLSALSVLFAVGIHADAESPDGQLSDTTRTLQFNRDIRPLLSDRCFQCHGPDEKKRESGLRFDIAESATQDMGGYQAIKPGDAEASELVARITADDPDTKMPPPESGKSLNANEIEILKRWIDQGAPFEEHWSFAPIVKPTIPQAPHGEWAINEIDHFISRALKQHSLDPSPAADRATLIKRLSLDLTGLLPTPGDVDAFVNDSDPDAYERLVDRLLSSQHFGERFARHWLDLARYADSNGYANDGVRSIWPYRDWVIKSLNADMPFDQFTLEQLAGDLMPDPTIDQLVATGFHRNTPHQTEGGSDPEQYRVERTKNRTDTTGAVWFGLTVGCAQCHTHKFDPLTHSEYYQLYAFFNDADERTISVTPPEPSEESKQVAAELAQIQVLIDAEKSKQATQESDSTQTADSGQWQDLELVHFESTGGSTLTQLEDGSILAGGANPSIDTYVIRAKLSQPARYIQLETLTHPSLPGKGPGRAGNGNFVLADLQFSVDGNRVAIGRAFADHEQAGHPIENSYNGNTTDGWAINVSGGSIHHDRHAYFEFEQPVVGEMEIRLRTYDQGNGYNIGRMKWSQGSDPTLFPEPDSELARLQAKQEKLQKRQKALQDAVPKTLVMAGRSKPRHSYIQLRGDFLDPGADVQPAPPSVLHPWTAPEERPANRLDLAHWINDRANPLTARVQVNRMWQHMFGMGLVETENDFGYQGSLPSHPELLDYLATELMDGGWRLKRIYKLIAMSATYRQSSHYRADALAVDPKNALLSHQRRYRVEAEIVRDLALCASGKWSPTIGGPSVFPPIPPGVIGTSSANHTWPESKGEDRYRRGLYTTIYRANVYPMLVTFDGPDRDNACTRRSRSNTPLQAMTMANDASLMELCASMAERIRKQTDDFASRVELAFKLALCRPPTKEESRRVAEFYTERVSYYESHPDDAKALIGQQDSNTVDAAAWAATARVLLNLDEFITRE, from the coding sequence ATGCCTCCTGCCAGCCTGCATATGTCCCTACCTAAATCTCTTCTCCTCGTCTTTCTGTCGGCGTTGTCCGTTTTGTTTGCTGTCGGTATCCACGCAGACGCAGAATCGCCTGACGGCCAACTATCCGACACGACGCGAACGCTTCAGTTCAATCGCGATATCCGACCGCTACTCTCTGATCGCTGCTTTCAATGCCACGGACCGGACGAAAAGAAACGTGAATCAGGACTTCGGTTTGATATCGCGGAGTCAGCGACGCAAGACATGGGTGGCTATCAAGCGATCAAGCCGGGTGATGCGGAGGCCAGTGAGTTGGTCGCTCGCATCACCGCAGACGATCCGGACACCAAGATGCCGCCCCCGGAGTCCGGCAAATCGCTCAATGCAAACGAGATCGAGATTCTGAAGCGGTGGATCGATCAAGGGGCACCGTTTGAAGAACACTGGTCGTTTGCACCGATTGTCAAGCCAACGATTCCCCAAGCACCGCATGGCGAGTGGGCGATCAACGAAATCGATCATTTCATCAGTCGGGCATTGAAGCAGCATTCGTTGGACCCGTCCCCTGCAGCAGATCGCGCGACGCTGATCAAACGACTGTCGTTGGACTTGACGGGGTTGCTGCCGACTCCCGGTGACGTCGACGCGTTTGTCAACGATTCGGATCCCGATGCCTATGAAAGACTCGTCGATCGCTTGCTCTCCTCGCAACACTTCGGTGAACGGTTTGCCCGCCACTGGTTGGACCTTGCTCGCTATGCAGACTCCAACGGCTACGCCAATGACGGCGTCCGCTCGATCTGGCCGTATCGGGACTGGGTGATCAAGTCCCTCAATGCCGACATGCCGTTCGATCAGTTCACTCTGGAACAACTGGCCGGCGACCTGATGCCCGATCCCACAATCGACCAACTCGTCGCCACAGGTTTTCATCGAAACACACCTCATCAAACCGAAGGCGGATCGGACCCAGAGCAGTATCGTGTCGAGCGGACCAAGAATCGGACCGATACGACGGGCGCTGTCTGGTTCGGCTTAACCGTCGGCTGTGCGCAGTGCCACACGCACAAGTTTGACCCGCTGACGCACAGTGAGTACTACCAGCTCTACGCGTTCTTTAATGATGCCGATGAGCGAACCATCTCGGTCACGCCGCCGGAGCCGTCGGAGGAATCCAAGCAGGTTGCGGCAGAGTTGGCACAGATCCAAGTTTTGATCGATGCGGAGAAGAGCAAACAAGCGACTCAGGAAAGCGACTCCACGCAGACCGCGGATTCCGGACAGTGGCAAGACCTGGAATTGGTGCATTTTGAAAGCACGGGCGGCAGCACGCTGACCCAATTGGAAGACGGATCCATTCTTGCCGGTGGTGCGAATCCGTCGATCGATACTTACGTGATTCGGGCCAAACTTTCGCAGCCCGCCCGGTACATCCAACTCGAGACGTTGACGCATCCTTCACTGCCGGGCAAGGGACCTGGAAGAGCGGGCAACGGAAACTTCGTCTTGGCCGACCTGCAGTTTTCCGTTGATGGCAATCGCGTTGCAATCGGTCGCGCGTTTGCCGACCACGAACAAGCCGGCCATCCGATCGAGAATTCCTACAACGGTAACACGACCGATGGATGGGCGATCAATGTGAGCGGCGGCTCCATCCATCATGATCGACATGCGTATTTTGAATTCGAGCAGCCCGTTGTCGGAGAGATGGAGATCCGTCTTCGGACATACGACCAAGGCAACGGGTACAACATCGGGCGAATGAAGTGGTCGCAGGGGTCTGATCCGACATTGTTCCCCGAACCGGACAGCGAGCTGGCTCGGCTGCAGGCCAAGCAAGAGAAACTCCAGAAGCGTCAGAAAGCTCTCCAGGATGCAGTACCCAAGACGTTGGTGATGGCCGGGCGAAGCAAACCGCGTCATTCCTATATTCAATTGCGAGGAGATTTCCTGGATCCCGGCGCCGACGTCCAGCCCGCACCACCAAGTGTGTTACATCCTTGGACGGCACCTGAGGAACGCCCCGCCAATCGATTGGACTTGGCTCATTGGATCAACGATCGGGCCAACCCATTGACCGCACGCGTGCAAGTCAACCGAATGTGGCAACACATGTTCGGCATGGGACTCGTCGAAACGGAAAATGACTTTGGATACCAAGGTTCGTTGCCATCGCACCCTGAGCTACTGGACTACTTGGCGACAGAGCTGATGGACGGTGGGTGGCGTCTGAAGCGAATCTACAAGTTGATCGCGATGTCGGCGACGTATCGTCAGTCGTCCCACTATCGCGCCGATGCACTGGCTGTTGATCCAAAGAACGCGTTGCTGTCGCATCAGCGGCGTTATCGCGTGGAAGCCGAGATTGTTCGCGACCTGGCGCTTTGTGCCAGCGGTAAGTGGAGTCCGACCATCGGCGGCCCGAGTGTGTTTCCACCGATCCCACCCGGCGTGATCGGCACCAGTTCCGCTAATCACACTTGGCCCGAGAGCAAGGGCGAGGATCGGTATCGACGTGGCCTGTACACGACGATCTATCGAGCCAACGTGTATCCCATGCTGGTCACGTTTGATGGACCGGACCGTGACAACGCTTGCACACGCCGGAGCCGCAGCAATACTCCGCTGCAAGCGATGACGATGGCAAACGACGCTTCACTGATGGAGTTGTGTGCGTCGATGGCCGAGCGAATTCGAAAACAGACCGACGATTTTGCATCGCGGGTTGAGCTGGCGTTCAAACTGGCGCTCTGCCGTCCACCGACCAAAGAAGAGTCCCGACGCGTGGCCGAGTTCTACACCGAGCGTGTGTCATACTATGAATCGCACCCCGATGATGCCAAAGCGTTGATCGGACAGCAAGATTCGAACACGGTTGACGCCGCTGCATGGGCGGCCACCGCACGCGTGCTGCTGAATCTCGACGAATTCATCACCCGAGAATAA
- a CDS encoding sugar phosphorylase: MAPPPQDRSQVHSQLCQHIGFLYPEADAEELAETVLMVFDGFEPQVPLPLHELWSERDCLLITYGDSVIDNDTVPLETLQQFLDQYVKDSVSAVHVLPFCPYSSDDGFAVIDYTKVNPQLGGWTQISQISQRYRLMADIVINHCSSQSQWFQNFCKGVDPGATFFMEANVGDDLSEVVRPRASPLLRPTETADGLKHVWCTFSHDQVDLDFRNPDVLLEFLKIIRLYLQQGVSVFRLDAVGFLWKQPGTSCMHLRQTHEVIKLIRTVTDAFAPGTLLITETNVPNHENLTYFGNRNEAHVIYNFSLAPLLIHSLLTGKTEYLKRWIMSMPPAPVGCTYLNFTASHDGIGMRPAEGLLSDEEQLQLVETVRRFGGRVSTRRTADGGERVYELNVSLFDAMQGTVEGNDQWQVERFLCSQTVMMGLEGIPAFYIHSLLATANDQAGVAKTQHNRSINRHKWSWSELQEQLGDDASVHSRVFRELTRRMQIRSRNEAFHPNATQFTLQPREPFFAFWRQSTDRSQSIFCVHNMTAGVQELRLSDLNLISTDSWYDAISGQQFDDRTSEIELQPYQSLWITNR; the protein is encoded by the coding sequence ATGGCTCCTCCACCTCAAGATCGATCTCAAGTTCACTCACAGCTTTGCCAACACATTGGCTTTCTGTATCCCGAAGCCGATGCGGAGGAGCTTGCCGAAACCGTCCTCATGGTCTTCGACGGCTTTGAACCTCAAGTGCCGTTGCCTTTGCATGAGCTGTGGTCTGAGCGAGATTGTTTGCTCATCACGTACGGTGATTCCGTCATCGACAATGATACTGTTCCACTTGAGACGCTCCAGCAGTTTCTGGATCAATACGTCAAGGATTCGGTTTCGGCGGTACACGTGTTGCCGTTTTGTCCGTACAGTTCGGATGACGGATTCGCGGTGATCGATTACACAAAGGTCAATCCGCAACTGGGTGGCTGGACACAGATTTCGCAGATCTCGCAACGCTATCGACTGATGGCGGACATTGTGATCAACCATTGTTCGTCACAGAGTCAGTGGTTTCAGAATTTCTGCAAGGGTGTCGACCCCGGTGCCACCTTTTTCATGGAAGCAAACGTGGGGGATGATTTGTCGGAGGTCGTCCGTCCTCGGGCATCACCTTTATTACGTCCCACGGAAACGGCCGACGGACTGAAGCATGTCTGGTGCACGTTCAGTCATGATCAAGTCGACCTGGACTTTCGCAATCCTGATGTGCTGCTGGAATTCTTGAAGATCATTCGGTTGTACTTGCAACAGGGCGTCAGCGTCTTTCGACTCGATGCGGTGGGTTTCCTGTGGAAACAACCGGGCACGAGTTGCATGCACCTGCGACAGACACACGAAGTCATCAAGCTGATCCGAACCGTCACCGATGCGTTTGCCCCTGGGACGTTGCTGATCACGGAAACGAACGTCCCCAATCATGAGAACCTGACTTACTTTGGCAATCGCAACGAAGCCCATGTGATCTACAATTTCAGCCTGGCACCCTTGTTGATTCACTCACTGTTGACGGGCAAGACGGAATACCTCAAGCGATGGATCATGAGCATGCCGCCGGCGCCGGTCGGTTGCACTTACCTCAATTTCACGGCGTCGCACGACGGGATCGGCATGCGACCGGCGGAAGGTTTGCTCTCGGACGAGGAACAACTGCAACTCGTCGAAACCGTTCGACGCTTTGGTGGCCGGGTCTCGACACGCCGTACGGCTGACGGTGGCGAACGAGTTTACGAACTGAATGTATCGCTGTTCGATGCAATGCAGGGGACCGTTGAGGGGAATGACCAATGGCAAGTCGAGCGATTTTTGTGTTCACAAACGGTGATGATGGGATTGGAGGGAATCCCCGCGTTCTACATTCACAGCCTGTTGGCCACGGCGAATGATCAAGCGGGTGTGGCAAAAACTCAACACAATCGCAGCATCAATCGACACAAATGGAGTTGGTCGGAGCTGCAAGAACAACTGGGCGACGATGCTTCGGTTCACAGTCGGGTCTTCAGGGAACTCACTCGCCGAATGCAAATCCGCAGTCGCAATGAAGCGTTTCATCCCAATGCGACCCAGTTCACCTTGCAGCCGAGAGAGCCATTCTTTGCGTTCTGGCGTCAGAGCACGGACCGCAGTCAAAGCATCTTTTGTGTTCACAACATGACTGCGGGCGTACAGGAACTCAGGTTGTCTGACCTGAATTTGATCTCCACGGATTCTTGGTACGATGCCATTTCAGGGCAGCAGTTCGATGATCGAACCAGCGAGATCGAGCTACAGCCCTATCAATCGCTTTGGATCACCAATCGCTAA
- a CDS encoding pyridoxamine 5'-phosphate oxidase family protein: MGKVYPSIDEKLRDFIEKQHVFFVATAPRSDSGLVNLSPKGLDSLRILDERTVVYADLVGSGIETAAHVQENGRIVLMFCAFAGPPKIVRLHGRGEVIPHVHADYPQLENHFPQLSGLRCFIRIDCHRISDSCGFGVPLFEYQGQRSQLTQWASQKSLQSLNDYIEQNNRESLDGLPGLSPDMTDGER; encoded by the coding sequence ATGGGCAAGGTTTACCCGTCGATCGACGAAAAATTGCGTGATTTCATTGAAAAACAGCACGTTTTTTTCGTCGCCACCGCGCCAAGATCTGACAGCGGCTTGGTGAATCTCTCGCCCAAAGGACTCGACTCACTGCGAATCCTCGACGAGCGAACCGTCGTCTACGCCGACTTGGTGGGCAGCGGAATCGAAACAGCCGCTCATGTGCAAGAGAACGGCAGGATCGTCTTGATGTTTTGTGCCTTCGCCGGTCCGCCAAAGATCGTCCGCCTACATGGCCGTGGTGAAGTGATCCCTCACGTCCATGCCGATTACCCGCAATTGGAAAATCATTTCCCCCAACTTTCTGGTTTGCGATGCTTCATTCGCATCGATTGCCACAGGATTTCTGACTCCTGCGGATTCGGCGTCCCATTGTTCGAGTACCAAGGTCAGCGTTCACAACTGACGCAGTGGGCAAGCCAAAAAAGTCTGCAGTCATTAAACGACTATATCGAACAGAACAACCGAGAAAGCCTGGACGGACTGCCTGGACTGTCGCCTGATATGACAGACGGTGAGCGTTAG
- a CDS encoding NADAR family protein: protein MPHTEFVTQRWKRQDSAWFCRTSDPLGDFSNFASGMPIPIHGYVVPSSEHLYQAMRFPHLPEVQFHILDADAPKTSKTIARDHDAVTREDWMEIRIDVMRWVLARKIKANAQRMSDAFGLSADLPIVELSRRDAFWGAAPQPDDDQLLVGQNVLGCLLTEMRKEFRLDPQMRDASTPRFPKALLFSRPI, encoded by the coding sequence ATGCCGCATACAGAATTTGTCACGCAACGCTGGAAACGACAGGATTCCGCTTGGTTTTGTCGAACAAGTGATCCTTTGGGAGACTTTTCGAACTTTGCCAGCGGGATGCCGATTCCGATTCATGGGTACGTCGTGCCGTCATCGGAGCATCTGTATCAAGCGATGCGTTTTCCGCATCTGCCGGAGGTGCAGTTTCACATTCTGGATGCCGATGCACCCAAGACCAGTAAAACCATCGCACGTGACCATGACGCTGTGACACGCGAGGACTGGATGGAGATTCGCATTGACGTGATGCGATGGGTGCTGGCACGAAAGATCAAGGCAAACGCACAACGGATGTCCGACGCATTTGGCTTGAGCGCAGATTTGCCCATCGTCGAGCTCTCACGTCGGGATGCTTTCTGGGGTGCCGCGCCGCAACCGGATGACGACCAACTCCTGGTCGGTCAGAACGTTCTGGGCTGCTTGCTAACAGAAATGCGAAAGGAATTCCGTTTGGATCCCCAAATGCGAGACGCATCAACGCCACGGTTTCCTAAAGCGTTGCTGTTTTCAAGACCCATTTGA